The nucleotide sequence ATGAGTAAGGCTGCTTTGGATTTACCTATAGGCCCATTAACGGCCCAGGAAGATTCTTCAGCTGGTGAGCCTAGACGAGGGGCTTGGAAGGAACTCTTGTTGCGTCCTTCTAAGcccattcgttggatgctcgtTGCTGCCATAGGGATCAACTTTTTCATGCAAGCTTCCGGCAACGATGCCGTCGTGTACTACTGCCCGGAAGTATTTAGGGCAGCTGGAATTCACAGCAAGAAACAGCTCTTTGGCATTAATGTCATAATGGGCCTTGCCAAAACATCCTTTGTTTTCATCTCGGCGAGTTATTTGGACCGGTTTGGGAGGCGGCCCCTTTTGTTATTGGGCTCGGTCGGGATGGTGGTCTCGTTAGCTAGGCTGGGCCTCGAATCAAAATTTCTGGAGCATTCGAGTAGTAAGCCCACATGGGCCATTGCCTTGTGTATCGTGGCTGTTTGCGCAAATGTTTCGTTCTTTTCGATTGGGCTTGGGCCCATAACTTGGGTCTACTCATCGGAGATCTTTCCTATGAGGTTACGGGCCCAGGGTTCAAGTCTAGTCATATCGGTGAACCGGTTGGTAAGCAGGGTGGTGTCGATGACATTTCTAACCATCTCTAACAAGATAACATTTGGGGGAATGTTTTTTGTGTTGGCCGGAATAATGGCGGTTGCAACGGTGTTCTTTTACTTCTTTCTGCCGGAGATAAAAGGCAAGACCTTAGAAGAAATGGGGACGATTTTTGAAGACAAAGACACAACAAATGTGAATAGGGTGACGGAAATGAGAGAGATGTAGTGATTGTGCTGCCCTAAACGCCTTGTATTTTTTGTTCTACTATGAATTAAAAACATGTAATATGTTAATCTACACTGTTGAGATTATATATTCAAAAGATATCAAGGTGAAAAAGCTACAATTAGAAGTTGCTTGTAATTAATTAAGGATGAATGGTGGTGAACAAATCCGTAACAATAGTGACCAAGGGGAAGGTTGATATACTTGTATtcttcaataaaaatgaaaattctgTTTCATTCCTAACGTTGGCGAATCACACGATGACAGCCAGAAGAATGCTGAAATGGTCTTTGTAagttttttcaacaaaatggaTTGTCGTAGCTTTGCTACCAgctattcttctttttttttttttgaaagaaaagaataataaacAATTCGTACATGTTGGCCCCCAATTGGTGGTCAATGGAGATTGTTAATTAAGTACATCAGATTAGATTATTACAGACTAATATCCAACATCAACCCTAAATTGTACTATACCTATATGGAATATAAAACAACTGTAAAACTGTACAACCAGTCTGTtcacaagtaaaaaaaatagaagaaaagaaTAGAGAACTTAGACAAAGACAAGAGGATGACAAACAACTAGGAGAAAAATGGTGGTTGTTCACGGGTGGATGGAAAACCTGTGCCCGAAGAGTTTGCTCGCTGCAGTCAGTGAAGATCTTTCTGCCCATGTTCACCGTCAAGCCAACACCGTTGCTCATCGTTTATCTAGGTTCAGTCTAAATATTGACAGTCATCTTGATTGGATTTACCAGCCTCCTAGTTTCATTATTGATCTCCTtgtggaggatgtaatgtaacatTTTTGTACAGTGACTCTTGGCTCCCAATGGCCTCTCTATCAATATACTACCATCGTTTCtatcaaaacacaaaaaaaaaaaaaaaaaaaaaaaaaaaaaaaaaacctgtgcATCCACACGCATTCTAACTATACAAAATGAGTTCGATTGACTTGAGTTACTAAACATGGTAAAAATTCCAAGCAACTTTTCAACTTTGTTACTTTCCCATCGTTTAGTGCCTGTAATTGGGTTCAAATCTTTCTTTTCtctgattgattttgaaaggcCTGTCCCCTTTTACCCATCAGTGCCCAACAATCCATATCTTGTATTGTTGTATGGGATGCTTTTGCCAAATTGCCAAAATTAATTGCGACTTCAAACAGTTATCATTGATGTGAAGAAAGGACtaggtaaaaaagaaaatcgCAAAACAAGAAGGGGAGATATACTTGTAGGCCTGCATGTTAAGACATTTAAATGCAAAAAAGGAAGAATCTATATAGAAGAAGAGACTTGACATACAAATGAAGACAAGAGAAGGTCCTAAATTAGCTAATATATGTTGGCAATTGTATTCGATCGCTTTTCAAAATGTATGAGAGCAAGGAAAACCATGTGCCACCACCTGGAAATATAGTTTTTCCAACGGATCTGTAGCGACCAACGAGGAGAAAAATAACCATAAGCAAAGCAAGATATCACACTAGAAGAGTCACTTTCAAGCCATAAGCTTTGCCAACCTTGCACATACGATAACTTCACAACAAGGATGACAACATGAAACTCCGCATAGAAAGAATATAATGCCCCAAGTTCAAGGAGAAACCACCAATAAATCTACCCGCAGAATTTCGGAAAACCTCACCACAATAGGAAGGACCTGGGTTAAAGCTGTTTTGGAGTATGAACTAATTAGAATTAGACACAGAGCAGTCCAAAATTAGATAGAGCTTGGCTTGTTATAAAAAGATTGCAACTAAACCCTAGAAATTGTTCATCTTGTTTTCATTATGAATTTAACTTAAAAGTTGTTCATCTTTTTTTTGAAGTTCGAATTAACCACAAGTAGACACGGATAAGTTGGAATTAGCCAAAGTGTTGCTTGTTTTCATAAATACTACACATAAACATTAAATTACAACTAAACCCTAAAGCTTGTTCATTTTGTTTTCAGTCCGAATTAACCATAATTAGATCCAAATCAGATACCAAAACTTGGCTTGTGTTTATAGAGACTTCAAATGGGCTTGAGATTGCAACTAAAACCTGAAGATTTTTCATCTTGTTTCAGTCCGAATTAACCTAAAGATTACTCATCTTGTTTCCAATTTGATCGAATTAACTCCAAAGACTGTTCATCTTTTTTTCGCGTCTGAATTAACTACAATTAGACACATGAGTTCAAATTAGCTATAGTTTACTAAACTCTAAAGATTTTCATCTTGTTTACAATTTCAATTAACAAGAATTAGCCATAGATCGGTTGAATTACCTAGAACTTGGCTTGTTAGATAAGATTACAACTTGCAAGGGGGTGATGAGAGTGTTATGAAAGCTTATTGGCTCATAGCTTGGTTCATTACCCTTGTCTTTTTTACCTCCAATCCTATTCCTTTATGGTATTCATGGAAATAGTAACCACCATTTTCACCCAAATTGCATTCTCAACACGTCAAACACTAACCCCTCTCGCAAGTCCagatcgattttttttttttttttttttttttaaat is from Pyrus communis chromosome 10, drPyrComm1.1, whole genome shotgun sequence and encodes:
- the LOC137748983 gene encoding polyol transporter 5-like translates to MDVIRDPGEGQIDQRKSGMNKYIIVCALLASANSILLGYDIGVMSGAVLYIKENLKITSTQVEILVGTLNVFSLVGSLASGKTSDYIGRRYTIVLAACTFLIGALLMGLAPSYLSLTVERVVAGIGVGYALMIAPVYTVELSPAMSRGFITSLPEVFITFGLLLGYICNYALSGLPPHINWRLMLGLVAVPAIGIGLGVIAIPESPRWLVMKGKLREAKEVLLKTSCSEEEAQLRLEEMSKAALDLPIGPLTAQEDSSAGEPRRGAWKELLLRPSKPIRWMLVAAIGINFFMQASGNDAVVYYCPEVFRAAGIHSKKQLFGINVIMGLAKTSFVFISASYLDRFGRRPLLLLGSVGMVVSLARLGLESKFLEHSSSKPTWAIALCIVAVCANVSFFSIGLGPITWVYSSEIFPMRLRAQGSSLVISVNRLVSRVVSMTFLTISNKITFGGMFFVLAGIMAVATVFFYFFLPEIKGKTLEEMGTIFEDKDTTNVNRVTEMREM